Proteins found in one Arachis stenosperma cultivar V10309 chromosome 8, arast.V10309.gnm1.PFL2, whole genome shotgun sequence genomic segment:
- the LOC130945895 gene encoding E3 SUMO-protein ligase MMS21 produces MASSSHGEQMKIVATQFCSDDQTLIAHIRKTMTIMKEIAVEFEKHNESDKVKELEDAVLELADLSEDSVHLSSAVQAIANRYQPKEEVNNFRKLLEDEVSKLKSKSTSSDPNSNPLVRQFKEAVWKVHHEGQPMPGEEQEDIVMTSTQSSILNMTCPLTGKPVTELEEPVRSVECKHIYEKRIIMQYIKLSNRCPISGCPKKLHADSVVQDALLLIEIEELRKVNKETEVEDFTLLNEDD; encoded by the exons ATGGCTTCATCCTCGCACGGCGAGCAAATGAAGATCGTGGCGACCCAGTTCTGTTCTGATGATCAGACTCTCATTGCT CATATACGAAAGACTATGACTATAATGAAGGAGATTGCAGTTGAATTCGAGAAACACAACGAATCTGATAAG GTGAAGGAGTTGGAAGATGCTGTTTTGGAGTTAGCTGATCTCTCTGAGGATAGTGTGCATCTTTCATCAGCAGTTCAAGCTATTGCAAACAGATACCAGCCAAAAGAAGAG GTGAATAATTTTCGTAAGTTACTTGAGGATGAAGTGTCAAAATTGAAGAGCAAGTCTACTAGTTCAGATCCTAATAGTAATCCTTTGGTTCGCCAATTTAAGGAAGCTGTATGG AAAGTTCATCATGAAGGGCAGCCAATGCCAGGAGAAGAGCAGGAGGACATTGTAATGACAAGTACCCAATCCAGTATTTTGAATATGACTTGCCCATTGACTGGAAAACCTGTTACTGAGCTTGAAGAACCAGTTCGCAG TGTGGAATGCAAGCATATTTATGAAAAGAGAATAATAATGCAATATATAAAGTTATCCAATCGATGTCCAATATCAG GTTGCCCGAAGAAATTGCATGCAGATAGCGTGGTGCAGGATGCCTTGTTACTGATTGAGATTGAGGAATTGCGCAAAGTGAACAAAGAAACTGAAGTGGAAGACTTTACTCTCCTTAATGAAGACGATTGA